A genomic region of Methanothermobacter sp. CaT2 contains the following coding sequences:
- the serA gene encoding phosphoglycerate dehydrogenase has product MKVLIADSINEKGISELEEVAEVVVNTTITPEELLDAIKDFDAIVVRSRTKVTREVIEAAPRLKIIARAGVGVDNVDVKAATEQGIMVINAPESTSITVAEHSIGLMLALARKIAIADRSVKEGKWEKNRFMGIELNGKTLGIIGMGRIGSQVVVRTKAFGMDIMVYDPYISKEAAEEMGVTVTDLETLLRESDIVTIHVPLTPETRHLISDDEFKLMKDTAFIVNCARGGIIDEDALYRALNDGEIAGAALDVFEEEPPEGSPLLELENVVLTPHIGASTSEAQRDAAIIVANEIKTVFQGGAPRNVLNMPVMDSETYKSLKPYIELAEKMGAIIAQALPGNIEKLDVTYCGELAEMQFDILTRTMLQAILNPILTEPVNLINAPSIAKKRGIMVTEARRSESDGYRSIIIATAESDRGGFSVEATHIKEPTIIGINGYRVDVKPEGTMIIARYRDLPGTIGAIGTKLGQHGINIATMQVGRKEIGGEAVMVLKVDQSVPAEVIEEVKKLDNVDDAVAIEI; this is encoded by the coding sequence ATGAAAGTGCTTATTGCTGATTCCATCAATGAAAAGGGAATATCAGAACTCGAAGAGGTGGCTGAGGTTGTGGTCAACACCACCATAACCCCTGAGGAGCTCCTTGATGCCATAAAGGACTTTGATGCCATCGTTGTAAGGAGCAGGACAAAGGTTACGCGTGAGGTCATAGAGGCGGCGCCCCGCCTCAAGATAATAGCAAGGGCCGGTGTGGGTGTTGACAACGTTGATGTTAAGGCTGCCACCGAACAGGGTATAATGGTGATAAACGCCCCTGAGTCCACATCCATAACGGTTGCAGAACACTCAATCGGCCTCATGCTCGCACTTGCAAGGAAGATTGCAATCGCAGACAGGTCCGTGAAGGAGGGTAAATGGGAGAAGAACCGGTTCATGGGTATCGAGCTCAACGGCAAGACCCTGGGTATAATCGGTATGGGCCGCATAGGCTCACAGGTCGTTGTGAGGACAAAGGCCTTCGGCATGGACATAATGGTCTACGACCCCTACATAAGCAAGGAGGCTGCCGAGGAGATGGGTGTGACCGTCACAGACCTTGAAACCCTCCTGAGGGAATCAGACATAGTGACCATACACGTCCCCCTCACACCCGAGACAAGGCACCTCATCTCAGATGATGAATTCAAATTGATGAAGGACACAGCCTTCATAGTGAACTGTGCCCGTGGCGGTATAATCGATGAGGACGCCCTCTACAGGGCCCTTAATGATGGTGAAATAGCCGGCGCAGCCCTTGACGTCTTTGAGGAGGAGCCTCCTGAGGGCAGCCCGCTCCTTGAACTTGAAAATGTGGTCCTGACACCACACATAGGAGCCTCCACCTCTGAGGCCCAGAGGGACGCCGCCATCATAGTTGCAAATGAGATAAAAACGGTTTTCCAGGGCGGTGCACCGAGGAACGTCCTCAACATGCCGGTGATGGACTCAGAGACCTACAAGTCCCTCAAACCATACATTGAACTGGCAGAGAAGATGGGGGCCATCATCGCACAGGCACTCCCGGGTAACATAGAGAAACTTGATGTCACATACTGCGGTGAACTGGCAGAGATGCAGTTCGACATCCTCACAAGGACCATGCTCCAGGCCATACTCAACCCCATCCTCACAGAACCAGTTAACCTCATAAATGCGCCCTCAATTGCAAAGAAGAGGGGTATAATGGTTACAGAGGCCCGCCGGTCTGAGTCAGATGGTTACAGGTCAATCATAATCGCCACTGCAGAATCAGACAGGGGCGGGTTCAGTGTGGAGGCAACACACATCAAGGAGCCTACCATAATCGGGATCAACGGTTACAGGGTCGATGTGAAACCTGAGGGTACCATGATAATAGCACGCTACAGGGACCTCCCGGGTACCATCGGCGCCATAGGAACAAAGCTCGGCCAGCACGGTATAAACATTGCAACCATGCAGGTCGGCAGGAAGGAGATCGGCGGTGAGGCTGTGATGGTCCTCAAGGTCGATCAGAGTGTCCCGGCAGAGGTCATCGAGGAGGTTAAGAAGCTGGACAACGTGGATGATGCGGTTGCAATAGAGATCTAA
- a CDS encoding transcriptional regulator — protein MDKSIKREQVLREIHELLASNGFETSHIYERSCFDLMARRKLLLLLLKVLVNIDGINSLQAHEIRTLAHTFLASPIIVGVRSKTEPLKEDVVYERHGIPAVAPETFRNMVADGEYPEIIADRGGYYVHIDGKTLREVREEYNLSLKDLADLAHVSRKTIYKYENGLARASAETAMILEEILNIRITLSIDIFGAPERDEIEIKPSGRLADIGFGMIETHKTPFDAVAKEIKFDNTVITNLEKERDSRTLRRMAVPLKDLSLVSGSESVFIIDNPRINENIEGIPVIKSWEIGEMESSREFLKVIAERKTCS, from the coding sequence TTGGATAAATCCATTAAAAGGGAGCAAGTATTAAGGGAGATACATGAACTTCTTGCCAGCAATGGGTTTGAGACATCACACATATATGAGCGGAGCTGCTTTGACCTCATGGCAAGAAGGAAACTATTACTTCTCTTACTTAAGGTCCTTGTAAACATTGATGGTATAAATAGTTTGCAGGCCCATGAGATAAGAACCCTTGCACATACCTTCCTTGCCTCACCAATTATTGTAGGTGTGAGGTCAAAGACCGAACCCCTTAAGGAGGATGTTGTCTATGAGAGGCACGGTATCCCTGCAGTGGCCCCTGAGACCTTCAGGAACATGGTGGCTGATGGTGAGTACCCTGAGATAATCGCTGACAGGGGCGGCTACTATGTCCATATAGACGGTAAAACCCTCAGGGAGGTCCGTGAGGAGTACAACCTCTCACTTAAGGACCTGGCTGACCTCGCCCATGTCTCCAGGAAGACCATCTACAAGTATGAGAATGGACTTGCAAGGGCCTCGGCCGAGACAGCCATGATCCTGGAGGAGATACTTAACATCAGGATAACCCTCTCCATTGACATATTCGGTGCACCAGAGAGGGATGAAATTGAGATAAAACCATCAGGTAGACTTGCTGATATCGGTTTTGGCATGATAGAAACCCACAAAACCCCCTTTGATGCTGTGGCAAAGGAGATCAAGTTTGATAATACGGTGATAACCAACCTTGAGAAGGAGAGGGATTCAAGGACCCTGCGGAGGATGGCCGTCCCGCTCAAGGATCTTTCCCTTGTAAGTGGCTCCGAGTCAGTATTCATAATCGATAATCCAAGGATAAATGAAAACATTGAGGGAATCCCCGTCATCAAGAGCTGGGAAATCGGTGAAATGGAGAGCAGCAGGGAGTTCCTCAAGGTCATAGCCGAGAGGAAAACCTGCAGTTAG